One window from the genome of Cyclobacterium amurskyense encodes:
- a CDS encoding TRAP transporter substrate-binding protein: MNPNRSIPFLLLFLVASFWSCAPSDEKKPEYVLRFGHLANNQHGWHLASLKFAEEVKKRSNGRIEVKVYPNEQLGKEMDVLTGLLVGSADIMITGESLQSWSLPKAILCATPFAIRDSDHLKKVAGGPLGKEIEQHILDGAGFRPIAWFERGARNLTSNRIIRHPDDLQGMILRVPPVSLYVDTWSALGAKPTPMAFSEVFTALQQSTIHGQENPFALIKDAGLYEVQKYCMLTSHVKSWAYVVMSGKKYDSLPKDLQKVIDESAEIMQEYEHELFLVQEKKDYDFLVEKGMEFIEVDNEAFQTAAKEAVLQSFDAEQTDLLNRILQVK; the protein is encoded by the coding sequence ATGAACCCAAATCGATCAATTCCCTTTCTGCTGCTTTTTTTGGTAGCCAGTTTTTGGAGCTGTGCGCCTTCTGATGAAAAGAAACCCGAATACGTCCTTCGCTTTGGACATTTGGCCAACAACCAACACGGCTGGCACCTGGCCAGTTTGAAATTTGCAGAGGAAGTAAAAAAGCGTTCCAATGGCAGAATAGAAGTAAAGGTCTACCCCAACGAACAACTGGGCAAGGAGATGGACGTTTTGACGGGGCTTTTGGTGGGAAGTGCGGACATTATGATTACCGGGGAATCCTTACAGAGTTGGAGTCTGCCAAAGGCCATCCTTTGCGCTACCCCCTTTGCCATCCGGGATTCTGATCACTTAAAAAAAGTCGCCGGTGGCCCATTAGGAAAGGAAATCGAACAGCATATTTTGGATGGGGCCGGATTCAGACCCATCGCCTGGTTTGAAAGAGGCGCCAGAAACCTTACCTCCAACCGAATTATTCGGCATCCCGACGATCTTCAGGGAATGATTTTGCGGGTACCTCCCGTATCCCTCTATGTGGATACCTGGAGCGCGCTGGGAGCCAAACCTACCCCCATGGCATTTTCAGAAGTTTTTACCGCCTTGCAACAATCCACCATCCACGGTCAGGAAAACCCTTTTGCCTTGATCAAAGATGCTGGACTCTATGAGGTGCAAAAATATTGCATGCTGACCTCCCATGTGAAAAGCTGGGCCTATGTGGTCATGAGTGGTAAAAAATACGACAGTCTTCCAAAAGACCTGCAAAAAGTAATCGATGAATCTGCTGAAATAATGCAGGAATACGAACATGAGTTGTTTTTAGTCCAGGAAAAAAAAGACTACGATTTCCTTGTAGAAAAAGGAATGGAGTTCATAGAAGTGGACAATGAAGCTTTTCAAACTGCTGCAAAGGAGGCCGTTTTGCAATCCTTTGATGCAGAGCAAACAGATCTTTTAAACAGAATCCTGCAAGTGAAATGA
- a CDS encoding amidohydrolase family protein encodes MKKIITGAKTFIFSLSMMALFTFCGSPQNQEKMAEQTQDTYYTMEDFGKVKKFDTHVHFRSQFDTLFIKQAAKDNFGMLTVSVYTSPNRTPEEQENFALKMVRDYPDIVSYATTFSLDGFNDKDWESKTLAYLEKSIAHGAIAVKVWKNIGMELKNESGELVTINDKKFEPIFKLLKEKDITLLGHLGEPKNTWLPLEEMTVQGDKDYFSENPKYHMYNFPDFPSYEDQVGARDEMLANNPDLRFVGAHLGSLEYDVKELAKRLDQFPNMAVDMAERISHLQYQAISNWQEVHDFFIKYQDRLIYGTDLRTGASDIQAKGLTESDEIAAHAHEVWLRHWQFFTGDDEMNVPKVDGTFKGLKLPKAVVDKIYRFNAEKWYPDSSVSF; translated from the coding sequence ATGAAAAAAATTATCACAGGAGCCAAGACATTTATTTTTTCCTTATCAATGATGGCACTTTTCACTTTCTGTGGATCTCCACAAAACCAAGAAAAAATGGCTGAGCAAACACAAGATACTTACTATACCATGGAAGATTTTGGGAAGGTAAAGAAGTTTGATACCCATGTACACTTTCGCAGCCAATTCGACACCCTTTTCATAAAGCAGGCAGCCAAAGATAACTTCGGTATGTTGACCGTAAGTGTATATACCTCACCGAACAGGACACCAGAAGAGCAGGAAAATTTCGCTTTAAAAATGGTCCGCGATTATCCTGATATCGTTTCCTATGCCACAACATTTTCTCTGGATGGATTCAATGATAAAGATTGGGAAAGCAAGACCCTGGCCTATTTGGAAAAATCCATTGCCCATGGGGCCATTGCGGTAAAAGTTTGGAAAAACATAGGCATGGAATTGAAAAATGAAAGTGGTGAATTGGTGACCATCAATGACAAGAAGTTTGAGCCCATCTTTAAGCTCTTAAAGGAGAAAGACATTACCTTATTGGGCCATCTTGGCGAACCCAAAAATACCTGGTTGCCATTGGAAGAAATGACCGTACAGGGAGACAAGGATTATTTTAGTGAAAACCCCAAGTACCACATGTACAATTTCCCGGACTTCCCTTCCTACGAGGACCAGGTTGGAGCACGAGATGAGATGTTGGCCAATAACCCTGACTTGAGATTCGTTGGGGCGCATTTGGGAAGTTTAGAATACGATGTCAAGGAGCTGGCAAAAAGGCTGGACCAATTCCCCAATATGGCGGTGGACATGGCCGAGAGAATTTCCCACCTACAATACCAGGCCATCAGCAATTGGCAAGAGGTACATGACTTCTTTATCAAATACCAAGACAGACTAATTTATGGAACGGATTTGAGAACCGGAGCATCCGATATACAGGCCAAAGGTTTGACCGAATCGGATGAGATTGCAGCCCATGCCCATGAGGTTTGGTTAAGGCATTGGCAATTTTTCACTGGAGACGATGAAATGAATGTGCCAAAAGTCGATGGTACCTTCAAAGGCCTGAAGCTGCCTAAAGCAGTTGTAGATAAAATTTACAGGTTCAATGCTGAAAAATGGTACCCGGACTCCTCCGTTAGTTTTTAA
- a CDS encoding lamin tail domain-containing protein gives MAFPLFGFTISPTSEILAKQDFEAEFTLASYPDEFLPGWSANLIRSGNSRVFQAAGDGVNQSKALGIQTTGSFNAQIYIKTLTVGLQRPIISFWAKTKNNGSGNRPVTLTLAFSTDQGNSFSDPLQIGTENSFPNEDTAYQLYSLPLPDSLSNRQAITLRLEAIYGQGAGSAARLFLDDFSISDLEEQIDSLTAKLLNTEKDSSLLLEFNQPVSLISKITRLDNTYGQPTEVSQVKDNQVLLKFDDYLYNNTYQLLFEQIKGLVSDKIYTDWTYTFDLDQPTPTGVIVINEIMPDPNPKGLEPPNPVLPNAEFIELFNRTDKSIRLNKFTYNEAIIPQLSLGPQAYLILCSNTNQELFEPFGQVAGMEAFKTLVNSGGEIILKDGFGNLIDSLQYDRSLYADKEKENGGWSIEQVNPFLNCSDPYNWKASQAIEGGTPGKINDRFSEAPDQRVFEVLEIRPIATNRIQLTFSKALPQKLPPETTFSLNGQELELLELTPYTLLLSTPAPLISGEGYQLNIANLQDCNAVPMEGSTLTFTYDGSPPKVMNLWGIDEKTLVLVFDEDIDPVEALKSANYQFVQSEEISFQASVREEAPKEVQLDLSEALIMGKTYQLSLTNIADLSGNQILSDTISFDWEDVLDTAMVHSSNSVKVIFSETLKLETITNPKNYQAGSALTHPVKVLLDQEEKNSFILVFDVEIQENEIQHLLVRGIKDREGKSRITLKKEYIRDTRPITLDQLEIPTDQSLLLTFNKALDPKWALLPQVYRIKEKNEHPNNLEMPNKHQVLLQFPFKWITGEEYQLIINGLEDSYGEKMSKPIERTFIWDTLAPAIDTAFVINPYALEIIWSKSIDAPDSLLINNQFYTQFELREAGKKITVNNEAGWPVATLEIKLPLVTSKSGEAAENLIYSIDNSLLSVAEAMIWDEESILITFTKFYDPATVIFREQYKIDGEFPKELSQENTYQVKLHLSENLTLGKTISLEIAPIQDVPDLSGNLFQEELRYEDGVTDIWLENEQLLIINHEAGLQKNQTWLNAFQFIEEGYQLEPFLSQTYANQIQVLISPPLPTGLQLTLKIPPRILNSNLILPGSLREISWNPLPPKLLDVVVLPDKQLALYFDKKLDPILAIVPQFYSISNEAPQTVHLEDNGKEVILEFENTWSDSTALSLEIRQLEDLDGNEIDPIVFDFVYQQVAVPGLKDLLINEVMPAPREGSALPASEYIEIFNSTDNTINLGGMKLANSRNQSLLPREEIKPGEHVILCPSSSVAAFTNYGKVIGLSPWPALLNGGDELSLSNHKDELVDRMTYGPEIPLASEVLTNGYSLELVNPWATCEGLGNYAPSRSETKGTPGSTNSVFDNSPDRIAPQLIKAFVRDKYQIVLQFSKPSAENTGEVADFEIVPSIKIQSAVKDPNDPFQWILSLEDSLKVNQSYEITVENWRGCSGNALDKESNTAFIKIPGLPADGDIVLNEILFNPPGGAPKFVEIYNNSSKLINLKNWKLANVTEGAIDNRKIIATEDLILDPFSYLALTTDRQSLITYFPKAVNRPVLVMSLPSYPIRSGTVVLLDPEEKWPERFDYDENYHHGFLRDAKGISLERYALDKSANDPNNWHSAAGTENFATPGYRNSQVFDGKTAGVGLTISPEIFVPHAAGEQPFTTISYKMDQPNYQATLRIFTPTGIQVRLLCQNELWAANGFYTWDGTNEKGEKVGAGYYVISAELFHPNGHVQHIKKTVVVGAKF, from the coding sequence ATGGCATTCCCCTTATTTGGTTTCACAATTTCACCAACAAGCGAAATTTTAGCCAAACAAGACTTTGAAGCCGAATTTACCCTTGCCTCCTACCCTGATGAATTTTTACCCGGCTGGTCAGCAAACCTGATCCGTTCAGGAAATTCCAGAGTCTTTCAGGCTGCAGGCGATGGAGTAAATCAATCCAAAGCACTGGGTATCCAAACTACCGGTAGTTTCAATGCGCAAATTTACATAAAAACATTGACTGTTGGGTTACAACGTCCTATAATTTCATTTTGGGCTAAAACTAAAAACAACGGATCAGGCAACAGACCGGTTACTTTGACCCTCGCTTTTTCTACAGATCAAGGAAATTCTTTTAGCGATCCCCTGCAAATTGGTACAGAAAATAGCTTTCCAAATGAGGACACCGCCTATCAGCTTTATAGCCTTCCTTTGCCTGATTCGCTTAGCAACAGGCAGGCAATAACACTTAGATTGGAGGCCATCTATGGACAAGGCGCTGGTAGTGCGGCCAGGTTGTTTTTGGATGACTTTAGCATATCGGATTTAGAAGAACAAATTGACTCCTTAACGGCAAAGCTACTGAACACGGAAAAAGACAGTTCCCTTTTATTGGAATTCAACCAACCTGTATCCTTAATTTCTAAAATTACTAGGCTGGACAATACTTATGGTCAACCTACGGAAGTCTCCCAGGTAAAAGACAATCAGGTACTCCTAAAATTTGACGATTACCTTTATAACAACACTTACCAACTTCTTTTTGAGCAAATAAAAGGCTTGGTTTCAGACAAAATATACACAGACTGGACTTATACTTTTGACCTTGATCAACCAACACCAACAGGAGTGATTGTTATCAATGAGATCATGCCGGATCCCAACCCGAAAGGATTGGAACCTCCCAATCCCGTCTTGCCCAATGCGGAATTCATTGAGCTTTTTAACCGAACAGACAAATCTATCAGGTTAAATAAATTCACTTATAACGAAGCCATAATTCCACAGCTAAGCCTCGGCCCACAGGCTTACCTGATCCTTTGTTCAAACACAAATCAGGAATTGTTTGAGCCTTTTGGTCAGGTTGCTGGCATGGAGGCATTCAAGACACTGGTTAATAGCGGGGGAGAGATCATCTTGAAAGATGGCTTTGGAAACCTGATAGATAGTCTGCAATATGATCGCTCACTTTATGCCGACAAGGAAAAAGAAAACGGCGGTTGGTCCATTGAACAGGTCAACCCATTTCTCAACTGTAGCGATCCTTACAATTGGAAAGCTTCTCAGGCCATAGAAGGGGGAACTCCTGGAAAGATAAACGATAGGTTTAGCGAAGCCCCAGACCAAAGGGTTTTTGAAGTGCTGGAAATCCGGCCTATCGCAACCAACCGGATTCAGCTCACTTTTTCTAAAGCACTGCCCCAAAAACTGCCGCCCGAAACAACTTTCTCACTCAATGGACAGGAATTGGAACTGCTGGAACTCACTCCTTATACCCTGCTTCTTTCAACTCCAGCCCCACTGATCTCTGGAGAAGGCTACCAATTGAACATCGCCAATTTACAGGATTGCAATGCTGTGCCAATGGAAGGAAGCACCCTTACCTTTACCTATGATGGCAGCCCTCCGAAAGTAATGAATCTTTGGGGGATCGATGAAAAAACCTTGGTTTTGGTTTTTGATGAGGATATTGATCCAGTTGAAGCCCTAAAGTCAGCTAACTATCAGTTTGTGCAAAGCGAGGAAATAAGTTTCCAAGCCAGTGTTAGGGAAGAAGCGCCAAAGGAAGTTCAGCTTGACCTTTCAGAAGCGCTGATCATGGGTAAAACTTACCAATTGAGCCTTACAAATATCGCTGATCTATCAGGAAACCAGATTCTTTCAGATACAATTTCCTTTGATTGGGAAGATGTATTGGATACGGCCATGGTTCATTCTTCCAATTCGGTGAAGGTGATTTTCTCAGAAACCCTAAAGCTGGAGACGATCACAAACCCGAAAAATTATCAGGCTGGATCAGCCCTTACACATCCTGTCAAAGTCCTGCTAGATCAAGAAGAAAAAAACAGCTTTATTCTGGTCTTTGATGTGGAAATTCAGGAAAACGAAATACAGCATTTGCTGGTACGCGGTATAAAGGACAGAGAAGGTAAATCCAGAATCACCTTAAAAAAAGAATATATACGGGATACCAGGCCAATTACATTGGATCAACTGGAAATCCCTACCGACCAAAGCCTCCTGTTGACTTTCAACAAAGCACTGGATCCAAAATGGGCTTTGTTACCTCAGGTTTACAGGATAAAAGAGAAGAATGAACATCCCAATAACCTAGAAATGCCCAATAAACATCAAGTATTACTGCAGTTCCCTTTTAAATGGATTACCGGTGAGGAGTACCAATTGATCATCAATGGCCTTGAAGACAGCTATGGAGAAAAGATGTCCAAGCCGATAGAACGAACCTTTATCTGGGATACGCTTGCCCCGGCAATTGACACGGCCTTTGTGATCAACCCTTATGCATTGGAAATCATTTGGAGCAAAAGCATTGATGCGCCGGATTCATTGTTGATCAACAATCAATTTTATACCCAATTTGAGCTTAGGGAGGCTGGAAAAAAAATAACCGTCAACAACGAGGCGGGCTGGCCTGTAGCAACATTGGAAATAAAACTTCCTTTGGTTACCAGCAAAAGTGGAGAGGCTGCGGAAAACCTTATATACTCCATCGACAACAGTCTACTGTCAGTAGCAGAGGCCATGATTTGGGATGAGGAATCCATCTTAATTACATTCACGAAATTTTATGATCCAGCTACGGTTATATTTCGGGAGCAATATAAAATCGATGGGGAGTTCCCAAAGGAGCTTAGCCAGGAAAACACCTATCAGGTCAAACTACATTTGTCCGAAAACTTAACATTGGGAAAAACCATTTCCCTTGAAATAGCTCCCATTCAAGATGTGCCAGATCTGTCGGGAAATTTATTCCAAGAGGAATTGCGCTACGAAGATGGAGTGACGGATATTTGGCTGGAAAACGAGCAACTACTCATAATCAACCATGAAGCAGGGCTTCAAAAAAACCAGACTTGGCTCAATGCTTTTCAATTCATAGAGGAAGGATACCAATTGGAACCCTTTTTAAGTCAGACCTATGCCAATCAAATTCAGGTGCTGATTTCTCCTCCACTTCCCACTGGCCTTCAATTGACCTTGAAAATCCCTCCACGAATATTAAACAGCAATCTAATTTTGCCTGGAAGTTTAAGGGAGATATCCTGGAACCCGCTCCCTCCTAAATTATTGGATGTAGTGGTGCTACCAGACAAGCAACTGGCCTTGTATTTTGACAAAAAACTGGACCCTATTCTGGCCATAGTCCCTCAATTCTATAGCATAAGCAATGAGGCTCCTCAAACCGTGCATTTGGAAGACAACGGAAAAGAAGTGATTTTGGAATTCGAAAATACCTGGTCAGACAGTACCGCACTTTCCTTAGAAATCCGTCAACTCGAAGACCTGGACGGGAATGAAATCGACCCAATTGTTTTTGACTTTGTCTACCAACAAGTAGCTGTTCCAGGTTTAAAAGATTTGCTGATCAATGAGGTCATGCCTGCTCCCAGAGAGGGAAGTGCATTGCCTGCTTCTGAATACATTGAAATATTCAATTCCACCGACAACACCATTAATCTTGGAGGCATGAAACTGGCCAACTCAAGAAACCAAAGCCTTCTTCCCCGGGAAGAAATAAAACCAGGAGAGCATGTTATCCTTTGCCCATCATCTTCAGTAGCCGCTTTTACCAACTACGGAAAAGTGATTGGCTTAAGTCCCTGGCCTGCCTTATTGAACGGGGGAGACGAATTGTCGTTATCGAATCACAAAGACGAGCTTGTGGATAGAATGACCTATGGGCCAGAAATCCCACTAGCCAGCGAGGTGCTGACCAATGGCTACAGTCTGGAATTGGTCAATCCTTGGGCCACTTGTGAGGGGCTAGGCAATTATGCACCCTCAAGGAGTGAGACCAAAGGTACCCCGGGAAGCACCAATTCCGTTTTTGACAACAGCCCGGATCGCATTGCTCCCCAACTGATCAAAGCTTTTGTCAGAGACAAATACCAAATCGTATTGCAATTTTCTAAACCTTCTGCTGAAAATACTGGAGAGGTAGCCGATTTTGAAATTGTCCCATCCATCAAAATCCAAAGTGCTGTAAAAGATCCCAATGATCCTTTTCAGTGGATCCTAAGTCTTGAGGATTCTTTAAAAGTAAATCAATCCTATGAAATTACGGTTGAAAATTGGAGGGGTTGCTCGGGAAATGCTTTGGACAAGGAAAGCAATACAGCCTTTATAAAAATACCGGGTTTACCCGCTGATGGAGACATCGTTTTGAATGAAATCCTTTTCAATCCCCCAGGTGGAGCGCCCAAGTTTGTGGAGATTTACAACAATTCAAGTAAGCTGATCAACCTTAAAAACTGGAAATTGGCCAATGTCACAGAAGGAGCAATAGACAACAGGAAAATAATAGCAACAGAAGACCTTATCCTCGACCCCTTTTCCTACCTGGCACTTACTACAGATCGACAAAGCCTGATCACCTACTTTCCAAAGGCGGTAAATCGTCCAGTTTTGGTAATGAGTCTACCTAGTTATCCCATCCGCTCAGGAACAGTAGTTTTATTGGACCCGGAAGAAAAATGGCCAGAAAGGTTCGATTATGATGAAAACTATCACCATGGATTTCTGAGGGATGCAAAAGGAATTTCTTTGGAAAGGTATGCGTTGGACAAATCTGCAAATGACCCTAACAACTGGCATTCTGCCGCGGGTACTGAAAATTTTGCTACTCCCGGTTATAGAAACTCTCAGGTATTTGATGGCAAAACGGCAGGGGTTGGATTGACGATCTCACCGGAAATATTTGTTCCCCACGCAGCAGGAGAGCAACCCTTTACGACCATTTCCTACAAAATGGACCAGCCCAATTATCAGGCAACACTAAGAATTTTCACTCCTACTGGCATACAAGTAAGGCTCCTATGTCAAAATGAACTCTGGGCGGCCAATGGATTTTATACCTGGGATGGTACAAACGAAAAGGGGGAAAAGGTAGGCGCGGGCTATTATGTGATTTCCGCAGAACTCTTTCATCCCAATGGTCATGTGCAGCACATCAAAAAAACCGTGGTGGTTGGGGCTAAATTTTAA
- a CDS encoding TRAP transporter large permease produces MTALLFIVFLVLLAIGFPIAFALGISAFTYLLFSDIPLMVIPQKMYAGIDVFVLLSIPGFILAGNLMNASGITSRIINFCNALLGHIRGGLGLANVGASMLFGGISGTAIADTASIGSVMIPAMKKEGYDVPFACAVTASSSTIGPVIPPSLPMIIAATLTGLSVGKLFVAGIVPGLLLGVGFMLITYLISVKRKYPKRERKSLGFIFKSFFQAFWAIMMTVLILFGIIGGVFTPTEASIVAVIYAIAIGLWVYKELKIKMIPAILLQSAKTTAALMVLVGFANLFAWIMTVEELPQLIANSLLELTNNKIMLLLLINLLLLFVGAFMETIAALLILFPVLLGVAVNVGVDPVQFAIIMVFNLVIGLTTPPVGVCLFVASSIGGISLEKIAVAGLPYLMVSIFVLLLITYIPEISLWLPGLFYD; encoded by the coding sequence ATGACTGCACTTTTATTCATTGTCTTTTTGGTTCTCTTGGCCATAGGCTTTCCGATCGCCTTTGCCTTAGGCATTTCTGCATTTACCTATTTGCTGTTCAGTGACATCCCCCTAATGGTGATCCCGCAAAAAATGTATGCGGGCATTGATGTATTTGTATTGCTGTCCATTCCCGGGTTTATTTTGGCGGGAAACCTCATGAATGCCAGTGGCATCACCAGCAGGATTATCAATTTTTGCAATGCCCTATTGGGACATATTCGGGGAGGGCTGGGATTGGCCAATGTGGGTGCATCCATGTTATTTGGAGGCATATCCGGTACGGCCATTGCCGATACCGCCAGTATTGGTTCCGTAATGATCCCCGCCATGAAAAAAGAAGGCTATGATGTTCCTTTTGCCTGTGCCGTTACTGCTTCATCCTCCACCATAGGTCCGGTTATTCCTCCGAGTTTGCCCATGATTATTGCTGCCACACTTACCGGGCTTTCCGTTGGGAAGCTATTTGTGGCTGGAATTGTTCCTGGTTTGCTATTGGGGGTAGGTTTTATGCTGATTACTTACCTTATCTCCGTAAAAAGAAAGTACCCCAAAAGAGAGCGAAAATCACTTGGCTTTATATTTAAAAGCTTTTTTCAGGCCTTTTGGGCCATTATGATGACGGTGCTTATCCTTTTTGGCATCATCGGCGGGGTATTTACCCCAACTGAAGCATCTATTGTGGCGGTAATTTATGCCATCGCTATTGGACTTTGGGTTTACAAAGAGTTAAAGATTAAAATGATCCCTGCCATATTGCTTCAATCGGCAAAAACAACAGCTGCTTTGATGGTTCTGGTAGGCTTCGCCAACCTCTTTGCCTGGATCATGACCGTGGAAGAATTGCCCCAGTTGATAGCCAATAGCTTGCTGGAGTTGACCAACAACAAGATCATGTTACTCTTATTGATCAATCTTCTCCTGCTGTTTGTAGGTGCCTTTATGGAAACCATTGCCGCCTTGCTTATCCTGTTCCCCGTTTTATTAGGAGTAGCAGTAAATGTGGGAGTAGACCCTGTGCAGTTTGCCATCATCATGGTTTTTAATCTGGTCATAGGCCTGACCACTCCTCCGGTTGGGGTTTGTTTGTTTGTGGCTTCCAGCATAGGTGGCATATCCCTTGAAAAAATAGCGGTAGCAGGCTTGCCCTATCTGATGGTGAGTATTTTTGTACTCCTATTGATCACCTATATCCCTGAAATAAGCCTATGGTTACCTGGCTTGTTTTACGATTAA
- a CDS encoding Hsp20/alpha crystallin family protein, which produces MTLIKTNGRKPQVPEFNNWLDQLFDVPSSFVLGNPEKRFNGNSPAVNIKENDNEFLLEVAAPGLKKEDFNISFEKNHLIISASKKSETEEKDETHKVKRTEFHYESFERSFLLEEDRVDVDQINAQYQDGILKLVIPKKEEDKRVKQITVS; this is translated from the coding sequence ATGACACTTATAAAAACAAACGGAAGAAAACCACAGGTCCCTGAATTTAACAATTGGTTGGATCAATTATTTGATGTACCCTCCTCTTTTGTTTTGGGAAATCCTGAGAAACGATTCAATGGTAACAGCCCAGCAGTAAACATTAAGGAAAACGACAATGAATTCCTTTTAGAAGTAGCTGCTCCTGGATTGAAAAAAGAAGATTTTAACATCTCCTTTGAAAAAAATCACCTGATCATTTCTGCAAGTAAAAAGTCCGAAACAGAGGAAAAAGATGAGACCCATAAAGTAAAACGAACCGAGTTTCATTACGAAAGCTTCGAAAGGTCTTTCTTACTTGAGGAAGACAGGGTAGATGTGGATCAGATCAACGCTCAGTACCAGGATGGAATCCTTAAATTGGTCATTCCTAAAAAAGAAGAAGACAAAAGAGTGAAGCAAATCACTGTATCTTAA
- a CDS encoding TRAP transporter small permease → MTKSPFPTLDKVLGFLVNLSFILMIAVVLLQIIARYALPWSPNWTEELARFCFIYLVSMGAALAVKDNGYVSVNFLLDRLSPKYKSFLENIILVCIIGLMFTQFVVSLPLMEIVSIQRSPSMNLNMAFMYGAMAIMGLSVAFYSTLKLIEKNR, encoded by the coding sequence ATGACAAAATCTCCCTTCCCTACCCTTGATAAAGTACTGGGTTTTCTGGTTAACCTGAGTTTTATATTAATGATTGCAGTGGTTTTGTTGCAGATCATTGCCAGATATGCTTTACCCTGGTCTCCCAATTGGACAGAGGAATTGGCCCGTTTCTGTTTTATTTACCTGGTCAGTATGGGAGCAGCCCTTGCGGTAAAAGACAACGGATATGTAAGCGTAAATTTTTTACTGGACCGTCTTTCGCCCAAGTACAAGTCCTTCTTGGAGAACATTATTTTGGTCTGCATCATTGGCTTGATGTTTACCCAATTTGTAGTAAGCCTGCCATTAATGGAGATCGTAAGCATACAAAGATCACCTTCCATGAACCTTAACATGGCATTTATGTATGGTGCCATGGCCATTATGGGACTATCCGTAGCCTTTTACAGTACCTTGAAATTAATTGAAAAAAATAGATGA
- a CDS encoding Gfo/Idh/MocA family protein, protein MNYLDRRNFLKLSTLALGGLSAGLLSNPSLARGFKKNLRLGFVGIGGRGSYHLDTALGITGVEIPAICDIDPENLYRAKRWIEESGQASPKLYDKGPTDFIRMCEEEELDAVICATPWDTHAPICLAAMKNGKHAACEVPLAQTLEEAWELVETFEKTGKWASIVLGGFGDLTMLNMVRKGLLGDILHAESGYIHDLRMVKFNPEEEPWRLQPAIDKNGNLYPDHPMRNIMPLLDINHGDRFDYLVSMSTKSGMLNEYAKAQYGEKHPYATKKMALGDYNASLIRTIKGKMITLNHDTHTPHPRESFRLQGTKGIYLKERENQRIYIEGRSPEAHQWEPAAPYLEEYAHDIMKNYAPPERKGGAIRGHGSGGITQTPINWHRLILALQENKQPDWDVYDSVTSAAIIPLTGASVADKSRPIDFPDFTKGKWETRAKLYS, encoded by the coding sequence ATGAATTATCTGGACCGCAGAAATTTTCTAAAACTATCCACCCTGGCCCTCGGAGGCCTATCAGCAGGTTTGCTATCCAACCCTTCCTTGGCAAGGGGCTTCAAAAAAAACCTAAGACTCGGCTTTGTCGGTATAGGAGGTCGAGGCTCTTACCATCTTGACACCGCACTGGGAATTACCGGGGTAGAAATCCCTGCCATTTGTGACATTGATCCCGAAAACCTTTACCGGGCCAAGCGATGGATTGAGGAATCCGGTCAAGCGAGCCCAAAGCTTTATGACAAAGGGCCGACAGATTTTATCAGGATGTGTGAAGAAGAAGAGTTGGATGCGGTAATCTGTGCGACCCCTTGGGATACCCATGCGCCCATTTGCCTGGCGGCCATGAAAAATGGGAAACATGCAGCCTGCGAAGTACCCCTAGCCCAGACCTTGGAAGAAGCTTGGGAATTGGTAGAAACTTTTGAAAAAACGGGGAAGTGGGCCAGCATTGTATTGGGCGGTTTTGGAGACTTGACCATGCTGAACATGGTGCGAAAAGGACTTTTAGGAGACATTCTCCATGCAGAAAGTGGCTATATCCATGACCTGAGAATGGTGAAATTCAACCCCGAAGAAGAACCCTGGAGGTTACAGCCCGCCATAGACAAGAACGGCAACCTCTACCCTGACCACCCCATGAGAAACATAATGCCCTTGCTTGACATCAACCATGGGGACCGATTTGATTACCTTGTTTCCATGAGCACCAAATCGGGCATGCTCAATGAATACGCCAAAGCCCAATATGGAGAAAAGCACCCTTATGCCACTAAAAAAATGGCCCTGGGCGATTATAACGCTTCACTTATCCGTACTATCAAAGGTAAAATGATCACCCTCAACCATGATACCCATACCCCCCACCCCAGGGAAAGTTTCCGACTTCAAGGTACCAAAGGGATTTATTTAAAGGAAAGGGAAAACCAGCGCATTTATATTGAAGGAAGAAGTCCGGAAGCACATCAGTGGGAACCTGCAGCACCTTATTTGGAAGAATATGCCCATGATATCATGAAAAACTATGCCCCACCGGAAAGAAAGGGAGGCGCCATTCGCGGACATGGCAGTGGTGGCATAACCCAAACCCCCATCAACTGGCACCGATTGATCCTTGCCCTGCAAGAAAACAAACAACCAGACTGGGATGTGTACGATTCAGTAACCAGTGCGGCCATAATCCCCCTTACCGGCGCTTCAGTAGCCGACAAAAGCAGGCCAATAGATTTCCCGGATTTTACCAAGGGAAAATGGGAAACCAGGGCAAAGCTTTATTCTTAA